One Mauremys mutica isolate MM-2020 ecotype Southern unplaced genomic scaffold, ASM2049712v1 000539F_np12_subseq_1:119545_obj, whole genome shotgun sequence genomic window carries:
- the LOC123357356 gene encoding uncharacterized protein LOC123357356, with protein MARAPTRPTSLRAPGLGSYSAGCGESASPGFALLLVLALLVRGGAPYDLIPPVNAWLTLAQSAINTTAFCLPHVPAVGALMETCFVGVCTELEVLQQHTWLFRIPRDIPYAELYALGPGATLDKLDASMYLFRLANVTAAITCMNFVNAKHVAVNHDNVELVCRHKRDVSFAYGHMKLPLGWFLLCGRTAFTYVPANSSGGPCAIGRVAPLLFPHPIVKGPRQRRESIPLSPTCKADVTLFSEREAAALTFTLVGLPGLVVHNYHAVAHLACTVAKALNLTSTVLALLTQEMGEVRRGVLQNRLAIDYLLLRHGHPCSDFVGMCCFNITDASAAIDADLDRLRHLAEGIRQHQGDFWLWSWLSSLRGWAAHLLQGL; from the coding sequence ATGGCCCGTGCTCCAACGCGTCCCACAAGTCTCCGTGCCCCTGGTCTGGGCTCCTATTCTGCTGGATGCGGAGAGTCagcctcgcctggttttgctttgttgCTTGTTTTGGCGCTCCTTGTGAGGGGAGGCGCCCCGTATGATCTTATACCCCCAGTGAATGCCTGGCTgactttggcgcagagtgccataaatacaacGGCCTTCTGCCTGCCCCATGTTCCTGCAGTGGGAGCCCTtatggaaacctgctttgtgggtgtgtGTACTGAattggaggtgctgcagcagcacacttGGTTGTTTCGTATCCCCAGGGATATACCTTATGCAGAGTTGTATGCTTTGGGCCCTGGAGCCactttagataagttagatgccaGTATGTATTTGTTTCGTTTGGCTAATGTGACAGCTGCTATTACGTGTATGAATTTTGTTAATGCTAAGCATGTTGCTGTTAATCATGATAATGTGGAGCTTGTTTGTCGCCATAAGAGGGATGTATCCTTTGCCTATGGACATATGAAGCTGCCCCTGGGATGGTTTTTGTTGTGCGGCCGCACAGCCTTTACTTATGTTCCAGCTAATAGTTCAGGTGGCCCCTGTGCTATTGGCCGTGTGGCCCCTTTGTTGTTTCCCCATCCCATAGTGAAAGGGCCTCGCCAACGGCGGGAGAGTATCCCCTTGAGCCCTACCTGTAAGGCAGATGTTACATTGTTTTCAGAACGAGAGGCAGCAGCCCTTACTTTTACCCTGGTAGGCCTCCCTGGTTTGGTGGTGCATAATTACCATGCCGTTGCACACCTTGCCTGTACTGTGGCGAAGGCCTTGAATTTGACCTCCACTGTTCTTGCCTTGTTAACCCAAGAGATGGGAGAAGTTCGCCGAGGAGTTTTGCAAAACCGCTTAGCCATTGATTATTTATTGCTGCGACACGGTCATCCCTGTTCTGATTTTGTGGGTATGTGCTGCTTCAATATTACAGATGCAAGTGCGGCCATCGACGCAGATCTGGATCGTTTGCGCCATCTAGCGGAGGGCATCCGCCAGCACCAGGGAGATTTCTGGTTGTGGTCATGGCTGTCGTCGCTACGTGGCTGGGCTGCACATTTGTTACAGGGCTTAAT